In a genomic window of Lepisosteus oculatus isolate fLepOcu1 chromosome 3, fLepOcu1.hap2, whole genome shotgun sequence:
- the LOC102682221 gene encoding tyrosine-protein kinase receptor UFO: MLRDLCGGAVLLALVLSSLWTRGGAETQKGLQFVQDPGNVTSSLGKPVSLRCELQGEGVQDPPDIVWQRDGTPLDLADTNQMHMSMNEDSWLAVSMLRIEEVHLSDMGVYRCVVTVGGQDTVSLEGHIELEGLPHFSEEPQDKTVAANHSFSLVCRAHGPPEPVHVIWLQDGAPLNKLDQPLALSPSTLTLSGINKTSSFSCEAHNRKGVATSASGTVTVIPAQPQKLQQVSASNSSMEISWETGFGGVYPVDVCSIQAAPSESDLIAAPRHLIHNQNVNVPPARHAIGGLSPFMAYRVRVACRSSQGASPWTDWVTLRTAQGVPDAAPVVSVVTVNSSEVRVSWNALQGRINGELQGYRLEYSSPSTEPAVQDAGLSTELSLNLSIPQSNLSFRVCAYTGAGAGPWSPPYTLTLTHPELSGLSSRDSSTAEFSWHWWYVVMAISVAIALAILIALYVARLRRKETRFGEAFEPMMESGELVVRYRARRSYSRRTTEATLNSLGISDELKQKLQDVMVDRHKLTLGKTLGEGEFGSVMEGLLSQEEFVLKVAVKTMKIAICTRSEMEDFLREAACMKEFDHPNVMRLIGVCLQTVESEGYPSPVVILPFMKHGDLHSYLLYSRLGDCPVYLPSQMLVKFMTDIARGMEYLSSKNFIHRDLAARNCMLNENMTVCVADFGLSKKIYNGDYYRQGRISKMPVKWIAIESLADRVYTTKSDVWSFGVTMWEIATRGQTPYPGVENSEIYDYLRQGNRLKQPPDCLDSIYALMFSCWLLSPKDRPGFESLRCQLEKTLEELPDPQGPEDILYVNMEEPGSELGAVGGREPLGSDAFLKTPPPPFSLSPLKGAAPVAVAEVHQPGRYVLCPQHENQRLLSESLESLPLTMASPSLTLGPEEWEEGPQAVSKDVPCQ, translated from the exons ATGCTGCGGGATCTGTGCGGGGGCGCGGTGCTTCTGGCGCTGGTGCTCTCATCACTGTGGACACGGGGCGGCGCCGAAACGCAGAAGG GGTTGCAGTTTGTGCAGGACCCTGGTAATGTGACCTCATCCCTGGGGAAGCCAGTGAGTCTGCGCTGTGAACTGCAGGGAGAAGGGGTGCAGGATCCCCCCGATATTGTGTGGCAGAGAGACGGGACGCCCCTGGACCTCGCTGATACCAACCAGATGCACATGTCCATGAACGAGGACAGCTGGCTGGCTGTGAGCATGCTAAG GATTGAAGAAGTACATCTATCTGATATGGGAGTGTATCGCTGTGTGGTGACTGTAGGCGGGCAGGACACTGTCTCCCTGGAGGGTCACATTGAGTTGGAGG GCCTCCCTCACTTCTCTGAGGAGCCCCAGGACAAGACAGTGGCTGCCAATCACAGTTTCAGCCTGGTGTGTCGGGCCCATGGCCCCCCAGAGCCCGTCCATGTCATCTGGCTGCAGGATGGGGCGCCCCTCAACAAACTGGATCAGCCCCTcgccctctctccctccacacTGACTCTCTCAG GCATCAACAAGACCAGCAGTTTCTCCTGTGAGGCCCACAATCGTAAAGGGGTAGCGACTTCAGCCTCGGGGACTGTGACAG TTATTCCTGCTCAGCCTCAGAAGCTGCAGCAGGTGTCGGCCAGTAACTCCAGCATGGAGATCTCCTGGGAGACTGGTTTCGGGGGGGTCTACCCTGTCGATGTCTGCTCTATACAG GCCGCCCCGTCCGAGAGCGACCTCATCGCGGCACCCCGCCACCTGATCCACAACCAGAACGTCAACGTGCCGCCAGCGCGCCATGCGATCGGTGGCCTCTCGCCCTTCATGGCCTACAGGGTGCGCGTGGCCTGCCGGAGCAGCCAGGGCGCCTCCCCCTGGACGGACTGGGTGACGCTGCGCACCGCCCAGGGAG TGCCGGATGCTGCCCCAGTCGTTTCCGTGGTGACGGTGAACAGCAGTGAGGTGAGGGTGAGCTGGAATGCCCTGCAGGGCCGGATCAACGGAGAGTTGCAGGGATACAGACTGGAGTACAGCAGCCCCAGCACAGAACCG GCTGTCCAGGACGCAGGTCTGTCCACAGAGCTGTCCTTAAACCTGTCCATCCCGCAGTCCAACCTGTCCTTCAGAGTGTGTGCCTACACGGGGGCTGGAGCAGGACCCTGGAGCCCCCCCTACACCCTCACCCTGACACACCCCG agCTGTCAGGACTCTCCTCTCGAG ACTCCTCCACTGCAGAGTTCTCATGGCACTGGTGGTATGTGGTCATGGCCATCTCGGTGGCGATTGCCCTGGCGATCCTTATCGCCCTCTATGTGGCCCGCCTCCGCCGGAAAGAGACCCGCTTCGG GGAAGCGTTTGAGCCCATGATGGAGAGCGGAGAGCTGGTAGTGCGATACCGAGCCCGGAGGTCCTACAGTCGCCGCACCACAGAGGCCACAC TGAACAGCCTGGGGATCAGTGACGAGCTGAAACAGAAGCTGCAGGATGTGATGGTGGATCGCCACAAACTGACCCTGGGCAAAACACTGGGGGAGG GGGAATTTGGGTCAGTGATGGAGGGCTTACTGTCTCAGGAGGAATTTGTGCTCAAAGTCGCTGTCAAGACTATGAAGA TCGCGATCTGCACCCGCAGCGAGATGGAGGACTTCCTGCGAGAGGCGGCCTGCATGAAGGAGTTCGACCATCCCAACGTCATGAGGCTGATCG GGGTGTGTCTGCAGACTGTGGAGAGTGAAGGCTACCCCTCCCCTGTGGTCATCCTGCCCTTCATGAAGCACGGAGACCTGCACAGCTACCTGCTGTACTCCCGACTGGGGGACTGCCCTGTG TACTTGCCCTCTCAGATGCTTGTGAAGTTCATGACAGACATCGCTCGGGGAATGGAGTATCTCAGCAGCAAAAACTTCATCCACAGGGACCTGGCAGCCAGGAACTGCAT GCTGAACGAGAACATGACGGTCTGCGTGGCAGACTTTGGCCTGTCCAAGAAGATCTACAATGGCGATTACTACCGCCAGGGCCGCATCTCCAAGATGCCAGTGAAGTGGATCGCCATAGAGAGCCTGGCAGACAGAGTGTACACCACCAAGAGTGACGTG TGGTCGTTTGGTGTGACGATGTGGGAAATAGCCACGAGGGGCCAGACGCCCTACCCTGGTGTGGAGAACAGTGAGATCTATGACTACCTGAGACAGGGCAACCGGCTCAAACAGCCCCCAGACTGCCTGGACAGCAT cTATGCCCTGATGTTCTCCTGCTGGCTGCTGAGCCCCAAGGAccggcctgggtttgagtccctgcgCTGTCAGCTCGAGAAGACCCTAGAGGAGCTCCCGGACCCTCAAGGGCCCGAAGACATCCTGTACGTCAACATGGAGGAGCCCGGCTCGGAGCTGGGGGCCGTCGGGGGCCGCGAGCCCTTGGGGAGCGATGCCTTCCTCAAGACGCCGCCCCCGCCCTTCTCCCTGAGCCCGCTCAAGGGCGCCGCCCCGGTGGCCGTAGCAGAGGTGCACCAGCCGGGACGGTATGTGCTTTGCCCCCAGCATGAAAACCAGCGCCTGTTGTCCGAGTCGCTGGAGAGTCTGCCCCTGACCATGGCTTCGCCTTCCCTGACCCTCGGGCCAGAGGAGTGGGAGGAGGGGCCGCAGGCCGTCAGTAAGGACGTCCCCTGCCAGTGA